The DNA window GGGCTGCAGGCGGTCGTCGTCGACCCGGTCGAGTGGGACGGGCAGCCGATCTCCAGCACCCGCATCCGGCGCGCGGTCCAGATGGGAAAGCTGGAGGACGCCCGGGTCATGCTGGGCCGGCCGTACAGCCTGCTGGGCACCGTGATGGCGGGGCGCCGGGTCGGCACCCGGCTGGGCTTTCCGACCGCGAACCTCGATCCGCACAACGAGGCGGTCCCCCCGCCCGGCGTCTATGCCGTGCGCGCGGCGATGAAGGGCGGAGCGTGGGTGGGCGCGGCCTTCCTGGATACGAAGCCGCACGAGGGCCTGTCGGCGGGCGTCCACCTCGTGGAGGTGCACCTCCTGGATTTCGCCGGGGGCGAGTTGTACGGGCGGGACATGGAGGTGTTCTTTGTCCGGCGGCTGCGGGAGGTGCGCCGGTTCGACAGCCTGGAACGGCTGCGCGAGCAGATCGCCCGGGATATCGAGCAGATCCGGTCCGAGGCGGCGCGCGAGCCCGGCTTGGGCGAACCGTATCCGTCCGCGTTTTTTACCTCTTGCCG is part of the Kiritimatiellia bacterium genome and encodes:
- the ribF gene encoding riboflavin biosynthesis protein RibF; translation: MKLRRDLEDMSGVPGPSTVAIGTFDGVHRGHQGVVRAALDRAAALGGTAWVMTFDPHPMKILRPREAPLSLTSTPHKVRLLHELGVEGCLLLPFTPELAALEPEPFLDRLTGAWPGARAFVVGSNWTFGHRGRGDAELLRRWTAARGLQAVVVDPVEWDGQPISSTRIRRAVQMGKLEDARVMLGRPYSLLGTVMAGRRVGTRLGFPTANLDPHNEAVPPPGVYAVRAAMKGGAWVGAAFLDTKPHEGLSAGVHLVEVHLLDFAGGELYGRDMEVFFVRRLREVRRFDSLERLREQIARDIEQIRSEAAREPGLGEPYPSAFFTSCRRAAHPTE